A single Etheostoma spectabile isolate EspeVRDwgs_2016 unplaced genomic scaffold, UIUC_Espe_1.0 scaffold00004825, whole genome shotgun sequence DNA region contains:
- the LOC116677314 gene encoding selenoprotein K-like, giving the protein MVYVSNGQVLDSRSQSPWRLSLLVDLFWGAVEFIGLFFKSIVHPDMTKDGNCGSSRFSDGRGPPGPPGGRRRMGRVNHSAGPNAPPMGGGGUGR; this is encoded by the exons ATGGTGTACGTGTCCAACG GTCAGGTCCTGGACAGCAGGTCCCAGTCACCATGGCGACTGTCCTTACTGGTTGATCTCTTCTGGGGAGCAGTGGAATTCATCGGCCTGTT TTTTAAGTCAATTGTTCACCCTGACATGACAAAGGATGGAAACTGTGGTTCGTCACGCTTTTCTGATGGCAGAGG TCCTCCAGGTCCCCCTGGTGGCAGAAGACGGATGGGAAGAGTAAACCACAGTGCAGGTCCCAACGCTCCACCAATGggtggaggaggatgaggaag GTAA